DNA sequence from the Leptospira limi genome:
CTCACTTTGTTTGGTAAAGTGGAACCGTACTTTGGAGGTTCCCTTTGAGATTTGCAAAAGAAATGGCATTTTATTCTGCCTACCATCAAGAAAAACGAAATGTTTGGATTCACGTTTTAGGAGTACCAACGATTACGTTTACTCTTTTTGTTGTACTCAGTCGATTTTCGTTATTTGAATACAATGGTTTTTCCGTAACTGCATCTCTCGTATTTACCTTGGGAGTTTTAGGGTATTATTATACCTTAGATGTATTTTTTGCATTCATCGCAACACTATTGTTCGGTGGATTATTTCTGGCTGCGGAATGGATCACCGTGCAACTCCCATCCCAAACCGCATGGACTATTTTTGGAATTGGGCAAGTCGTTGGTTGGGGATCCCAGTTTTATGGGCATTTTATCTTTGAGAAAAGTAGACCAGCACTTTTCGACAATTTATTCCAAGCACTTGTTTCTGCACCACTCTTTGTCGTGGCAGATGTGTTCTTCGAATTAGGATATCGATCTGAATTAAAAAAAGCAGTGGAAGATGAACTAAAACAAAAAGGCGTTTGGAAAGACTTTAGCGTCCACAAAACCGCATAAATCAAATTTGAAATCTAAGGATTTTAAATCATATCACAAAAACAAACTTGGTGTAAATGAGACCCTCCAAGAAACAGGGAGGGTTTCACACCAAACATCTTTTTAAAGGTTCGAGACAAATGGGCTTGGTCACTAAAACCAGCTGCATGTGAAGCAGTTGTTAGGTTCTCTCCATTTTGTAATAACCTTGCGGCAATGTGCAATCGTTGCCAAAGTAAATACTGCCTAAGTGGGATTCCCATATTTTCTTTGAACAAATGCATAAACCGATCTTTTGAGATTCCCGTTTCGTTTGAGAGAATCGCTACATTGATTGGGTTTGGAAGTGTTTCTTTAATTTTTGTAAGGGCAATGTCAATTCTTGGATCCCAAGATTTGTTTGATTTTTGGGAACCAAGTTCTTCCAATATTTGTTCATAAATCAATTTCGCTTTTGGACAGTTTAAACCGCTGCCAAATAATGGTTCGGATAAGGATTGGATTCTTTGTATCGTCTCGGATTTTAACAGAGTATACGGGTCCTTCATTTCAATCTTTTTGTATTCATCCGATTTTGGATCCAATTGGATCACTACGATTTCCGTATGATTTGCTTCTAAGCGGTGAAAAAAATTAGGAGGGATGATGATTCCTTCTGTTTCAATGATTTGATTCTCTTTTGTGGTCAAACGAAATGGCAGTTGTTTGGAAACAAGAATGGAAACTGCATAATGAGAATGGGGTTCGGTGACAAGGCCTTGTGTGCCAAGGAGAATCCTCTCTCCGAAATAAAAAAGACTTCCCTTTCTCTTCTCAGCCATATACTAAAAAAATCTTTCATATGGTTTCAAAAAAGGCAAGGATTATCAAATGAAACATTGGATTCTAGGTTTCCTAATTGTACTCACAAGTGGCTCACTCATAGCTACGGAACGCGGGGAAGTTCCGTTTGAATGGAAACAAATTGGTACAAAATACGAGTACGATCCTAATTTCAGTTTTCCTGATGCAGAGTCTGTCGAATTGTTTGAGTCCTTATTGCGGATCAATTCCCAACTTTATTTCCAAACCAAAAATAAAGATAAAGAATACCACCTTTACCAATATGATTTACCAAGTAAAAAAATAACACCCATCTCTTGGGATAAGGGTAGGGTTCTTGGTTGGGCTCTGTGTAGTGACAGCATTTTTGTTCAAACAAAACAAAAGATATATGTTGTGTCGCAAGATTCATTTGTGATCAAAAATGAGTTCAACATTGCAAGTAAAACCAATGGTTGGAAGGATTTTGTATGTGTTAAAGATAAAATGGTTCGGTTGGAAAAAGACCAATTAGAAGTTTTTGATATAAATTCTATGGAGAAAGTATCGGAACTTCAGTTACCAATGAAATCAGTTCAAAGGATCATCAAACGGAATGATTCCGAAATCCTTTTGATTTCTTCTTTTGCAGGGAATACCATCCAGGTGTTTTCTTTAGAGGAAGGTACAACAACAAAAGAATGGAAATTCCCAACTAACCATAGAGCTCTTTTTAAAATGGCTGTCCTTAGTTCTGATCGATTTTTAATTTTTGATCCAATTACCAAAATTTATGGGGAGTGGTTTTTGTTTGATGAACATTTTTTTCCCATTGGAGATGGACTCTTCATTCGTTCCGACGAAAAAGCAGTTCGGTTTTCACCCATCAAATCGAATCTCGAATACCAATTGGATTTAACATCAACTTCCGACATCACTGAATCCAATTTCCATGTAATCCTTCCGAAAAAAGATACATATTCCCAGGAGTTAAGAGAAGAAACCTTTTATTCACCGAGTACATTCAGTTTGGATGATTCAGGAAATCGTACTCTCACAGTGAAAGTCCCTCCTATGCAAGAAGGAGAGTCAAAAACCATAACTGTGTATCGAGGGAAACTCACTCGTTATAAAATCCATTGGAAACTTGGACCCGAGTTGATTGTCAATCGAGAAGAAAGTGAATCCAAACATCCAAACGAACTCAGAGATGATTGGTTTGTCAAACTTGAGGATCCGATTGTTGTCTCAAAACGAAATGAATTGTTCCAAGAAAAAATTTCAATCAAAGAACTACTGATGGAAACATCCCAATATGTTTCTTCAATCCCTTATAAATCAGGCAAGTTTGAATCAGCACCTAATGTAATCCAAAAAAACAATGGTGGTTGTACGGAACATTCCTATGTCACCATGTCATTGTTACGTGGAAAGGGTATTCCTGCTAGGTTAGTATGGAATTATTTACCAACTGAATCTTCTGATGAAATGAGTTTTAATCATAAATTCGTTGAGGTATGGGTGAATGGTTACGGCTGGATTCCGATGGAACCCCTTTCTCCTCCAAAATCAAAACCAGGTGTGACTTATGCGAGGCATTTGGTATTTGCAGTTTTACCAACTCCTACACATCCAAAAATTTCAGGAGGGGATCGTTTGGTGCAACTGACAAAAGACCAACTTTCCTTGGGAAAAAAACTCAAAATGAAACTCACCATTT
Encoded proteins:
- a CDS encoding Mpo1 family 2-hydroxy fatty acid dioxygenase, whose protein sequence is MRFAKEMAFYSAYHQEKRNVWIHVLGVPTITFTLFVVLSRFSLFEYNGFSVTASLVFTLGVLGYYYTLDVFFAFIATLLFGGLFLAAEWITVQLPSQTAWTIFGIGQVVGWGSQFYGHFIFEKSRPALFDNLFQALVSAPLFVVADVFFELGYRSELKKAVEDELKQKGVWKDFSVHKTA
- a CDS encoding helix-turn-helix transcriptional regulator, which encodes MAEKRKGSLFYFGERILLGTQGLVTEPHSHYAVSILVSKQLPFRLTTKENQIIETEGIIIPPNFFHRLEANHTEIVVIQLDPKSDEYKKIEMKDPYTLLKSETIQRIQSLSEPLFGSGLNCPKAKLIYEQILEELGSQKSNKSWDPRIDIALTKIKETLPNPINVAILSNETGISKDRFMHLFKENMGIPLRQYLLWQRLHIAARLLQNGENLTTASHAAGFSDQAHLSRTFKKMFGVKPSLFLGGSHLHQVCFCDMI
- a CDS encoding transglutaminase-like domain-containing protein yields the protein MKHWILGFLIVLTSGSLIATERGEVPFEWKQIGTKYEYDPNFSFPDAESVELFESLLRINSQLYFQTKNKDKEYHLYQYDLPSKKITPISWDKGRVLGWALCSDSIFVQTKQKIYVVSQDSFVIKNEFNIASKTNGWKDFVCVKDKMVRLEKDQLEVFDINSMEKVSELQLPMKSVQRIIKRNDSEILLISSFAGNTIQVFSLEEGTTTKEWKFPTNHRALFKMAVLSSDRFLIFDPITKIYGEWFLFDEHFFPIGDGLFIRSDEKAVRFSPIKSNLEYQLDLTSTSDITESNFHVILPKKDTYSQELREETFYSPSTFSLDDSGNRTLTVKVPPMQEGESKTITVYRGKLTRYKIHWKLGPELIVNREESESKHPNELRDDWFVKLEDPIVVSKRNELFQEKISIKELLMETSQYVSSIPYKSGKFESAPNVIQKNNGGCTEHSYVTMSLLRGKGIPARLVWNYLPTESSDEMSFNHKFVEVWVNGYGWIPMEPLSPPKSKPGVTYARHLVFAVLPTPTHPKISGGDRLVQLTKDQLSLGKKLKMKLTILKQGEGLQGEESLEIQPNQMRNRAIQSGEELVVP